One window of the Marinilactibacillus sp. Marseille-P9653 genome contains the following:
- a CDS encoding alpha-glucosidase, producing MTNNQINSGEVIYQVYPKSFLDTNQDGIGDLKGIIQKLDYIQELGVTTIWLNPIFSSPHVDNGYDVSDYYTIDPQYGSMELVELLIEEAHKRGLKILFDLVLNHTSSKHKWFQEALKGPDNPYRDYYIWKEEEQKGKLPNNWKSFFGGSVWEKESETGDYYFHLFDKEMPDLNWQNELVRKEMIQIAKFWLEKGIDGYRLDAFIHMEKEPGYPDARYADPGQLVSAEEFFANLPQVDDYLREFSASIREDYPDAYLLGEAASADPERAVKYTFPKGEACDSIVSFKYFPMDTTKKDDRFPLENQEGKLDIIAFKQVMDEWQRKVGEVSEMTLYLNNHDMQRVVSRLGDPTEFREESAKTLATTMYLQRGLPVLLNGEEIGMKNLELKRWENTRIERIHEVYATLLDRGVTKEEAQTHLGSISINASRGAMQWSDQIYAGFSTVEPWSGVNREAAYNVAAQETDTASILTFYKQLIQLKKTALFTHGSYEMLVSKSPIMAYRRQLEKEQAIVISNLSDEPQESLLDLTDFMEQDSTLSVGNYQYNNGKIVLSPYASLVIKSDYKGS from the coding sequence ATGACGAACAATCAAATAAATAGTGGAGAAGTCATTTACCAGGTGTATCCAAAAAGTTTTTTGGATACGAATCAGGATGGTATTGGGGACTTAAAAGGTATTATCCAAAAGCTTGATTACATTCAAGAGTTAGGAGTAACGACGATATGGTTGAATCCAATTTTTAGTTCTCCACATGTGGATAATGGTTATGATGTCTCTGATTATTACACCATTGATCCACAATACGGCAGTATGGAATTAGTAGAGTTGTTAATTGAGGAGGCTCATAAAAGAGGACTCAAAATTTTATTTGATCTTGTATTGAATCACACATCTTCCAAACATAAATGGTTTCAGGAAGCATTGAAAGGACCGGACAATCCTTACCGAGACTACTACATATGGAAGGAAGAAGAGCAAAAGGGAAAGCTACCAAACAACTGGAAATCTTTTTTTGGTGGATCTGTTTGGGAGAAAGAATCTGAGACAGGTGATTACTATTTTCATCTATTTGATAAAGAAATGCCAGACTTGAACTGGCAAAACGAATTGGTTCGTAAGGAAATGATCCAAATAGCGAAGTTCTGGCTAGAAAAAGGCATTGACGGGTATAGGCTTGATGCATTTATTCACATGGAGAAAGAGCCTGGATATCCTGATGCTCGTTATGCAGATCCTGGTCAACTGGTTAGTGCAGAAGAATTTTTTGCTAATTTACCTCAAGTAGATGACTATCTGAGAGAATTTTCTGCAAGTATTAGAGAAGATTATCCAGATGCTTATTTGCTAGGTGAGGCAGCATCCGCTGATCCAGAAAGAGCGGTCAAGTACACCTTTCCAAAAGGAGAAGCCTGTGATTCGATTGTCTCTTTTAAATATTTCCCAATGGATACAACAAAAAAAGACGACCGATTTCCTTTGGAGAATCAAGAAGGGAAGTTAGATATCATAGCCTTCAAACAAGTTATGGATGAATGGCAGAGAAAAGTTGGAGAAGTCAGTGAGATGACCCTTTACTTAAACAATCACGATATGCAAAGAGTGGTATCCAGATTAGGAGATCCCACTGAATTCAGGGAAGAAAGTGCTAAAACACTTGCGACGACAATGTACTTACAAAGAGGTTTACCCGTTCTTTTAAACGGTGAAGAAATCGGGATGAAGAATTTAGAATTAAAGCGTTGGGAGAATACACGGATTGAACGAATCCATGAAGTTTACGCAACGCTTTTGGATAGAGGAGTCACTAAAGAAGAAGCGCAAACCCATTTGGGATCTATCAGTATCAATGCGAGTAGAGGAGCTATGCAGTGGTCAGACCAGATTTATGCGGGCTTTTCTACTGTAGAGCCTTGGAGTGGAGTTAATCGAGAAGCAGCATACAATGTGGCTGCTCAAGAAACGGACACAGCGAGTATTTTAACCTTTTATAAACAGCTCATTCAACTGAAAAAAACAGCTTTATTCACGCACGGATCTTACGAGATGCTTGTTTCTAAGAGTCCAATCATGGCGTACCGACGACAACTTGAAAAAGAACAAGCGATTGTCATCTCGAATTTAAGTGACGAGCCACAAGAGAGTTTGCTAGACCTAACCGATTTCATGGAGCAAGACAGTACGTTGAGTGTCGGAAATTACCAATATAACAATGGAAAAATTGTCTTATCACCTTATGCTTCACTTGTTATTAAATCAGACTATAAAGGGAGTTAA
- a CDS encoding ROK family glucokinase, producing MREIAIGIDLGGTSIKFAFLTREGEIIKQWAIPTPVDSDGRLIIPFIIRSIKENIEESTLLPAQIVAIGMGSPGSVNREKGTVIGAFNLNWIKTVYVKEQMEEAFQIPFILDNDANVAALGEQWLGAGQNDPNVVFLTLGTGVGGGVIVKGELVHGFLDTAGEIGHLKVENEGFTCTCGQVGCLETVASATGIVAVAKKEARGYMDSSVLAKTILDGRVITSKSIFESAKLKDPFAEHVLSIVGRYLGVACANIANVLNPSTIILGGGVSKAGNLLLSYVVPNFERNAFPTIAKRTAIKIATLENDAGVLGAASLAFESADKT from the coding sequence ATGAGGGAAATAGCGATTGGTATTGATTTAGGAGGAACATCAATTAAGTTTGCATTTCTAACTAGAGAAGGAGAGATTATTAAACAGTGGGCTATCCCGACTCCGGTAGATAGCGACGGAAGGCTTATCATTCCATTTATCATTAGGTCAATTAAAGAGAACATAGAGGAGTCTACTTTGTTACCAGCACAAATAGTAGCTATTGGAATGGGATCACCGGGATCAGTTAATCGTGAGAAAGGAACAGTAATCGGGGCCTTTAATTTGAATTGGATTAAAACAGTTTATGTTAAAGAGCAGATGGAAGAGGCATTTCAAATTCCATTTATTTTAGACAATGATGCAAATGTTGCAGCACTTGGAGAGCAATGGCTAGGTGCAGGCCAAAACGATCCTAACGTTGTCTTCTTAACCTTAGGGACCGGTGTTGGTGGCGGTGTAATAGTAAAAGGTGAACTGGTCCATGGGTTTCTTGATACTGCAGGAGAAATTGGACATTTAAAAGTAGAAAATGAGGGTTTCACTTGCACATGTGGGCAAGTCGGATGCTTGGAAACGGTCGCCAGTGCAACAGGTATTGTAGCTGTCGCAAAAAAAGAAGCAAGGGGTTATATGGACTCTTCTGTTTTGGCTAAGACTATTTTGGATGGACGTGTTATCACGTCCAAGTCAATTTTTGAATCAGCTAAGTTGAAGGATCCATTTGCTGAACATGTACTGAGTATAGTCGGGAGATATTTAGGCGTCGCCTGTGCTAATATTGCAAACGTTTTAAATCCTTCAACAATTATATTAGGTGGCGGAGTATCAAAAGCGGGGAATCTTCTACTAAGCTATGTGGTACCGAATTTTGAACGCAATGCTTTTCCAACGATAGCTAAGCGGACGGCTATTAAAATCGCGACGCTAGAAAATGATGCAGGTGTTCTAGGTGCAGCCTCATTGGCCTTTGAATCAGCGGATAAAACATAA
- a CDS encoding LacI family DNA-binding transcriptional regulator, translating to MPTLSDVAKKANVSKMTVSRVINHPERVTEELKIMVHAAMKELNYKPNVMAKALANNRTQIIKLLILEEMDYVEPYYMQLLVGIANELEKHSYGLQLVTKRNTQIGDSDGYIVCGMRETDYKWLNTLDKPMVLFGENTHGYDFVDSDNQKSIEKAVEYGVLLNYETIVFISMDVNEPFALSREKGYRNAMEIYGLKQQVVKLENRSRFSATFIRENWQKFNSNTLFICATDRLALGISRELQEQGGNIPEEYGIIGHDGVFLDQIAYPFLTTLKQSLDEMGAAAVQLVLNKINAGGLPQENAIFETELKLGGTTRETSV from the coding sequence TTGCCAACGTTAAGTGATGTGGCAAAAAAAGCCAATGTTTCTAAAATGACCGTTTCTCGAGTCATCAATCACCCTGAAAGGGTAACAGAAGAATTGAAAATCATGGTTCATGCTGCAATGAAAGAACTGAACTATAAACCGAATGTCATGGCAAAAGCATTAGCTAATAACCGTACACAAATTATAAAACTATTGATACTGGAAGAAATGGACTATGTAGAACCTTATTATATGCAACTGCTTGTGGGCATTGCGAATGAATTAGAAAAGCATTCTTATGGACTTCAACTAGTAACAAAGCGCAATACTCAAATTGGGGATTCAGATGGATACATTGTATGTGGGATGAGAGAAACGGACTACAAATGGCTCAACACTCTCGATAAACCAATGGTATTGTTTGGCGAAAATACCCACGGATATGATTTTGTCGATAGCGATAATCAAAAGAGTATTGAAAAAGCAGTAGAATATGGAGTGCTTTTAAATTATGAAACCATCGTATTCATTAGTATGGATGTCAACGAACCGTTTGCGTTATCTAGAGAAAAAGGCTACCGGAACGCTATGGAAATATATGGTTTAAAGCAGCAAGTCGTTAAATTAGAGAATCGATCACGGTTTTCAGCGACTTTTATTAGAGAAAATTGGCAAAAATTCAACTCGAATACCTTATTCATTTGTGCAACAGATCGATTAGCTTTAGGAATCAGTAGAGAATTGCAAGAACAAGGCGGTAATATTCCAGAAGAATATGGGATTATCGGACACGACGGTGTGTTTTTGGATCAGATTGCTTATCCATTTTTGACGACCTTGAAACAGTCACTCGACGAAATGGGTGCGGCTGCAGTACAATTAGTATTAAATAAAATCAATGCTGGTGGACTTCCTCAAGAAAATGCGATTTTTGAGACTGAATTAAAACTAGGAGGCACCACACGGGAAACGTCCGTTTAG
- a CDS encoding glycoside hydrolase family 13 protein, whose product MNKQAIYHKANSSYAYMKDVQTMCLTIRTARDIECVYLLTDHPDGWVKGSEGYYWKKEKTKMQLLFQTTLYDYWQIEHRPYNHQMRYGFILETHEERALYIERGWFSPDDVFIGNDINSYFAFPYLHESEVFQAPKWVKEIVWYQVMPDRFYNPENISWGSKEQLGQYDFHNGTLEGIRKKLPYLKNLGISGIYLTPIFQSPTAHRYDTENYFEIDPRLGSKEIFKSLVDDAHTLGIRILLDGVFNHIGDQSVYFQDVLKNGEQSAYKDWFYIEQFPLESAEGIRLDTHYRHFTPNMPKLNTLNKEVQKYLIDVALYWVETFGIDGWRLDVVNEIDHAFLRLLRSRLKSAYPDCYIVGEIWHNADSWLLGDQLDGVMNYPLGKPILEWAAAGRISTADFQEQFVQALLQYSENIQQGMLTLLDSHDAPRLYEYTGFDRNKTELCLTMLFLLPGSICLYYGTEMGMSGYEDPENRKPMQWTKSQAVDFKEHIQLLSRLRRSDQELLARNRFTFLEVQNDVLVLKKETETHALYLLINKSSEQKWIELSELKDKKVENLLAQHSVIVDSLVPLKPESHVLYKFEKISS is encoded by the coding sequence TTGAATAAACAAGCGATCTATCATAAAGCGAATAGTTCGTATGCTTACATGAAAGATGTTCAAACGATGTGTCTAACCATTCGAACTGCGCGAGATATTGAGTGCGTTTATTTGCTGACAGATCATCCAGATGGCTGGGTAAAAGGATCAGAAGGTTACTATTGGAAAAAAGAAAAAACGAAAATGCAATTACTCTTTCAAACAACCCTTTATGATTATTGGCAAATCGAACACCGTCCGTATAATCATCAAATGCGCTATGGATTTATACTAGAAACTCATGAAGAAAGGGCTCTATATATTGAACGCGGCTGGTTTTCTCCAGATGATGTATTTATAGGAAATGATATCAATAGTTATTTCGCGTTTCCTTATTTACATGAATCTGAAGTATTTCAAGCACCAAAGTGGGTTAAAGAAATAGTCTGGTATCAAGTTATGCCAGACCGTTTTTATAATCCTGAAAATATTTCTTGGGGAAGCAAAGAACAACTGGGCCAGTACGATTTTCACAATGGAACACTAGAAGGTATACGAAAAAAACTGCCGTATTTAAAAAATCTTGGAATCTCAGGGATTTACTTAACGCCGATTTTTCAAAGTCCGACTGCACATAGATATGATACAGAAAACTATTTTGAAATCGATCCAAGACTAGGAAGCAAAGAGATATTCAAATCACTCGTTGACGACGCGCATACGTTAGGGATACGAATTTTACTGGATGGTGTATTTAATCATATTGGAGACCAGTCTGTGTACTTTCAAGACGTTTTAAAAAATGGCGAACAATCAGCCTATAAGGACTGGTTCTATATTGAACAATTTCCACTGGAAAGCGCTGAGGGAATTCGTTTAGACACGCATTACCGTCACTTCACACCGAATATGCCTAAGTTGAATACACTGAATAAAGAGGTGCAAAAATATTTAATAGATGTTGCGCTGTATTGGGTGGAAACCTTTGGCATAGATGGTTGGCGTCTTGATGTAGTCAATGAAATTGACCATGCTTTTTTAAGATTGTTGAGATCACGTTTAAAAAGTGCGTATCCAGATTGTTATATTGTTGGAGAGATTTGGCATAACGCAGATTCTTGGCTTTTGGGCGACCAATTAGATGGTGTGATGAATTATCCATTGGGGAAACCGATTCTTGAGTGGGCTGCAGCAGGAAGAATCTCTACAGCTGATTTTCAAGAACAATTTGTACAGGCTCTATTGCAATACTCAGAGAATATTCAACAAGGGATGCTAACGTTGTTGGATAGTCACGATGCACCGAGATTATATGAATACACTGGTTTTGACCGAAACAAAACAGAACTGTGTCTCACTATGCTATTTCTGCTCCCAGGATCTATTTGTCTGTACTATGGAACGGAAATGGGTATGAGTGGGTATGAAGATCCAGAAAACAGAAAACCGATGCAGTGGACTAAGAGTCAAGCGGTGGATTTCAAAGAACATATCCAGCTTTTATCTAGGTTGAGACGATCAGATCAAGAACTACTTGCTAGAAACCGATTTACCTTTCTTGAAGTCCAAAACGATGTATTGGTTTTAAAAAAAGAAACTGAAACGCATGCGCTCTATCTTTTAATCAACAAATCTAGCGAGCAAAAGTGGATTGAATTGAGCGAACTGAAAGACAAAAAAGTGGAAAATCTGCTAGCTCAACATTCCGTTATTGTAGACAGCCTTGTACCGTTAAAACCAGAGTCGCATGTTCTTTACAAGTTTGAAAAGATCAGCTCTTAA
- a CDS encoding PTS transporter subunit IIBC, translated as MKKMMNFEFWQKFGKALMGVIAVMPAAGLMISIGGSIPLINQDLEALVALGSVIESIGWAIIGNLHILFALAIGGSWAKDKAGGAFAAGISFVLINRITGAVFGVTSNMLADESAVTQTLFGTEIQVDGYFTSVLEAPALNMGVFVGIIAGFIGAMAFNKYYNYRKLPDALSFFNGKRFVPFVVILWSLVAALILSVLWPVIQGGINSFGIWIAESQDTAPILAPFLFGTLERLLLPFGLHHMLTIPINYTPLGGTYQVLSGAQEGSLVFGQDPLWLAWARDLVNLEAAGDTSTYQYAMETFIPARFKVGQMIGSSGILMGLTYAMYKNVDKDKRKGYKSMFVSAGLAVFLTGVTEPLEFMFMFAAMPLYGIYAIIQGAAFAMADIVNLRVHSFGSIELLTRTPLALKAGLGLDLINYIWVTILFAVGTYFLTNFLIKKFNFSTPGRNGNYDNDVAESEDSQTVDASQQVYDVIHLLGGKENIKDVDACMTRLRVTVKDTNKVGTETQWKKAGAMGLVHKDTGVQAIYGPKADVLKSDINDVLESNVAIPTSSIDQNKTEMIIEEQAEKPFSEQYAIDTVIYSVTSGIVKAITQAPDEVFSQKMMGDGYVVEPASGLIVAPVSGTVESIFPTKHAIGIKTVEGIDVLIHMGIDTVELKGKFFDIKVKEGQKINTGNLLAEMDLEQVKSAGKETAILTVFTNLKEDQTFVLESNGETNHSDRIGMIH; from the coding sequence ATGAAAAAAATGATGAATTTTGAGTTCTGGCAGAAGTTTGGAAAGGCATTAATGGGTGTCATTGCTGTTATGCCAGCTGCTGGACTAATGATTAGTATTGGTGGATCGATTCCGCTAATCAATCAGGATCTGGAAGCGTTAGTTGCATTAGGAAGTGTTATTGAAAGTATCGGTTGGGCTATAATTGGAAACTTACACATTTTATTTGCTTTAGCTATCGGTGGAAGTTGGGCAAAGGATAAAGCCGGAGGAGCTTTTGCTGCAGGGATCAGTTTCGTTTTGATCAACCGTATCACGGGAGCAGTTTTTGGGGTAACAAGTAATATGCTTGCTGATGAGTCTGCGGTTACTCAAACCCTTTTCGGAACAGAAATTCAAGTGGACGGATATTTTACCTCAGTATTGGAAGCGCCCGCTTTGAATATGGGTGTATTTGTTGGAATTATTGCTGGGTTTATAGGCGCAATGGCATTCAACAAATATTACAATTATAGAAAATTACCCGATGCTCTTTCATTCTTTAACGGAAAGCGCTTTGTACCATTTGTTGTGATTTTATGGTCACTTGTGGCAGCATTGATACTGTCAGTTTTATGGCCAGTGATTCAGGGAGGAATCAATAGTTTTGGGATATGGATTGCGGAATCACAAGATACTGCACCGATTTTAGCACCATTCCTATTTGGGACACTTGAGCGTTTATTATTACCATTTGGTCTGCATCACATGCTGACCATTCCAATAAACTATACGCCTCTTGGCGGAACATATCAGGTATTGAGCGGTGCTCAAGAAGGGTCACTTGTCTTTGGTCAAGATCCTCTATGGCTAGCATGGGCGCGTGATTTAGTAAATCTAGAAGCTGCTGGCGATACTAGCACTTATCAATATGCCATGGAAACATTCATTCCAGCTCGATTTAAAGTAGGGCAGATGATTGGATCCTCGGGTATACTTATGGGTTTAACTTATGCAATGTATAAAAATGTCGATAAAGACAAGCGTAAAGGGTATAAATCGATGTTTGTATCAGCTGGACTGGCAGTATTCTTAACGGGTGTAACAGAACCACTGGAGTTTATGTTCATGTTCGCAGCTATGCCATTATATGGAATTTATGCGATCATTCAAGGTGCTGCATTTGCTATGGCAGATATTGTAAATTTGAGAGTCCATTCATTTGGTAGTATTGAATTATTGACGCGTACACCGTTAGCTTTGAAAGCAGGACTTGGACTCGACTTAATTAATTATATATGGGTAACGATTCTTTTTGCTGTTGGAACGTATTTCCTTACTAATTTTTTAATCAAGAAATTCAATTTTTCAACACCAGGACGTAATGGTAATTATGATAATGACGTAGCAGAATCTGAGGATAGTCAAACAGTAGATGCTTCTCAACAAGTATATGATGTTATACACCTCTTAGGCGGTAAAGAAAATATTAAAGATGTTGATGCATGTATGACACGTCTACGTGTAACCGTTAAAGACACAAATAAAGTAGGCACAGAAACGCAGTGGAAAAAAGCTGGAGCTATGGGATTGGTGCACAAAGATACAGGAGTTCAGGCGATTTATGGACCTAAAGCTGATGTTTTGAAATCAGATATCAACGATGTATTAGAGTCAAATGTAGCTATTCCAACTTCTTCTATTGACCAAAATAAAACAGAAATGATAATTGAGGAGCAAGCTGAAAAACCTTTTAGCGAACAATACGCTATAGATACAGTAATTTATAGCGTAACTTCTGGTATAGTGAAGGCAATTACACAAGCACCGGATGAGGTTTTTTCTCAAAAAATGATGGGAGACGGATATGTAGTTGAGCCTGCTTCAGGGTTAATTGTAGCTCCTGTTTCAGGAACAGTAGAAAGTATCTTTCCAACCAAGCATGCGATTGGGATCAAAACAGTAGAAGGAATCGATGTACTGATTCATATGGGTATTGATACCGTGGAGTTAAAAGGGAAATTCTTTGATATAAAAGTTAAAGAAGGGCAAAAAATTAATACGGGAAATCTTCTAGCTGAAATGGATCTTGAACAAGTGAAAAGCGCAGGGAAAGAAACAGCAATCCTCACTGTATTTACTAATTTAAAAGAAGACCAAACTTTTGTCTTAGAGTCAAATGGAGAAACTAATCATTCAGATCGTATTGGAATGATTCACTAA
- a CDS encoding endonuclease/exonuclease/phosphatase family protein: MKVLTLNTHSWIEKQPYEKLNSLVESLLEVDYDIIALQEVNQPINAEEIQDDLFIRPLEEQFSVPIKDNNFAYLLVQKLRQRGMTYYWSWTANHIGYDKYDEGVAILSKRSFEVKGHLISKAKNYTSYLTRKVLKAQIEQDNIKWTVISGHYSWWLSDTGEHLFKYEWDKTLALLDFDEKENLIVMGDFNNDPKVANEGYTLIEETAPFLVDTFKVANTKIGEMTVQSAIDGWQDQPDQKRIDYIFTGKNISVDRYRVVFDGYQEPVVSDHFGVEALIVKDLRST; this comes from the coding sequence ATGAAGGTATTAACTTTAAATACACATTCATGGATTGAAAAACAGCCTTACGAGAAATTGAACAGTTTAGTTGAAAGTTTACTGGAAGTAGATTATGATATTATCGCACTTCAGGAAGTTAATCAGCCTATCAATGCAGAAGAAATTCAGGATGACCTCTTTATTAGACCATTGGAAGAACAATTTTCAGTTCCTATCAAAGATAACAATTTCGCTTATTTACTTGTTCAGAAGCTGCGGCAAAGAGGAATGACTTATTATTGGAGTTGGACAGCTAATCACATTGGGTACGATAAGTATGATGAAGGAGTGGCGATTCTATCTAAAAGATCATTTGAAGTAAAAGGGCATCTAATATCGAAAGCTAAAAACTATACTAGTTATCTTACTCGGAAAGTTTTAAAAGCGCAGATTGAACAAGATAATATAAAGTGGACTGTAATATCAGGTCACTATTCATGGTGGCTTAGTGATACTGGCGAACATTTATTTAAATATGAATGGGATAAGACACTAGCCTTGCTCGATTTTGACGAAAAAGAAAATCTGATTGTGATGGGTGACTTCAACAACGATCCTAAAGTTGCTAATGAAGGATATACGCTTATAGAAGAAACTGCTCCATTCTTAGTGGATACATTTAAGGTAGCTAACACTAAGATAGGAGAGATGACTGTGCAAAGTGCAATTGATGGATGGCAAGATCAGCCAGATCAGAAGCGTATAGATTATATTTTTACTGGAAAAAATATTTCGGTAGATCGCTACCGAGTGGTATTTGATGGTTATCAGGAACCAGTTGTCAGCGACCACTTTGGTGTTGAAGCTTTGATAGTCAAAGATCTTAGAAGCACATGA
- a CDS encoding glycoside hydrolase family 13 protein: MNTAALYHRTESEYAYLYEKDHFHIRLRTQAGDVAHVELLSGDPYTIDADKWYETGKEMKKIASTNLHDYWLIDTHEQTNRMSYGFHVTGQDGIEVFYSDQGVYPYEEAFLQEASFYFRIPYIHEIDAFKAPEWVKETVWYQIFPDRFENGDASINPVGTLPWGDKENPSRDDFYGGDLRGIINQLDYLEDLGINGIYLCPIFKASSNHKYDTIDYYEIDPAFGDKETFRELISKAHEKGIKIMLDAVFNHMGWHSPQWQDVLKYQENSKYTDWFYIHSYPVQNLGELTTDEMENVGRVNYETFAFTGHMPKLNTANQEVQDYLLDIAKYWIEEFDIDAWRLDVANEVDHFFWKKFFKETTAIKEDIYILGEIWHSSQNWLNGDEFHAVMNYAFNDNIENYFLKKIISPSRMVSGLNAQMMLYRQQTSEVMFNLLDSHDTPRLLTKAKGDKELVKSALSFMFAQSGTPCIYYGTEIGLYGDMDPDCRKCMVWDGSLQDQDMLEFTKKLISFRKNYQNILTYGATNWHDVRDDEQLIGFKRTLGNESLIFYFNQDRDDAFLDSVPVEAELSLETGTVHYDNQTVLHENGFVVYYHLDTEAEKRERIEQKRQRTKERMKQLKVLPSHLVRN; encoded by the coding sequence ATGAACACAGCAGCATTGTACCACCGAACTGAAAGCGAATATGCCTACCTATACGAAAAAGATCATTTCCACATCCGCTTGAGAACACAAGCTGGAGATGTCGCTCATGTCGAACTATTGAGTGGAGATCCTTACACGATTGACGCGGATAAATGGTACGAAACAGGTAAGGAGATGAAAAAAATAGCCAGTACTAACTTACACGACTATTGGCTAATTGATACCCACGAACAAACTAATCGAATGTCTTATGGATTTCATGTGACCGGTCAAGACGGGATTGAAGTATTCTATTCTGATCAAGGTGTTTATCCATATGAAGAAGCTTTTTTACAAGAAGCGAGCTTTTACTTTAGAATTCCTTATATCCATGAAATTGATGCCTTTAAAGCTCCAGAATGGGTAAAGGAAACAGTTTGGTACCAGATTTTTCCAGATCGTTTTGAAAACGGAGATGCGTCGATTAATCCCGTAGGAACATTGCCATGGGGGGATAAAGAAAATCCGTCTAGAGACGACTTTTATGGTGGAGATTTAAGAGGCATCATTAACCAATTAGATTATCTAGAAGATCTTGGGATCAATGGGATTTATTTATGCCCAATTTTCAAAGCTTCTTCTAATCATAAATACGACACAATAGACTATTACGAAATTGATCCTGCGTTTGGAGATAAAGAAACGTTTAGAGAATTAATCAGTAAAGCTCACGAAAAAGGTATCAAAATTATGCTAGATGCAGTGTTCAACCATATGGGATGGCATTCTCCGCAGTGGCAAGATGTGCTGAAATATCAAGAGAATTCAAAATACACAGACTGGTTCTATATCCATAGTTATCCAGTACAAAATCTTGGAGAATTGACGACGGATGAAATGGAAAATGTTGGACGAGTGAATTATGAAACCTTCGCTTTTACAGGACATATGCCGAAGCTGAATACAGCGAATCAAGAAGTTCAGGACTATTTATTAGATATTGCAAAATATTGGATAGAAGAGTTCGATATTGATGCTTGGAGATTAGACGTGGCGAATGAAGTAGATCATTTCTTCTGGAAGAAATTTTTCAAAGAAACAACAGCGATCAAAGAAGATATTTATATTTTAGGTGAAATCTGGCATTCTTCTCAAAACTGGTTGAATGGAGATGAGTTCCACGCAGTGATGAATTATGCCTTCAATGATAATATCGAAAATTATTTTTTGAAGAAAATCATTTCACCTTCACGTATGGTATCTGGATTGAATGCACAGATGATGTTATATAGACAACAAACTTCTGAAGTGATGTTCAATTTGTTGGATTCACATGATACCCCTAGGTTGCTGACAAAAGCAAAAGGAGATAAGGAGCTAGTCAAATCGGCTCTATCTTTTATGTTTGCACAGTCAGGGACACCTTGTATTTATTACGGAACAGAAATTGGGCTTTATGGGGATATGGATCCTGATTGTAGAAAATGCATGGTTTGGGATGGCTCACTTCAGGATCAAGATATGCTAGAGTTTACCAAAAAATTGATTTCCTTCCGTAAAAATTATCAAAACATTCTAACTTATGGCGCAACGAATTGGCACGATGTTAGAGATGATGAGCAGTTGATCGGATTTAAACGCACTTTAGGGAATGAGTCATTAATATTCTACTTCAATCAAGACAGAGACGATGCTTTTCTAGACTCGGTTCCAGTAGAGGCAGAATTATCTTTAGAAACAGGCACAGTTCATTATGATAATCAAACAGTCCTTCATGAAAATGGCTTTGTTGTCTATTATCATTTAGACACAGAAGCTGAAAAGCGCGAGCGTATAGAGCAAAAACGCCAACGTACAAAAGAAAGAATGAAACAATTAAAAGTGTTACCTTCACACTTGGTCAGAAATTAA